The genome window ATCAAGCTTTGAACGGTTGGTTTTGGCGCATTATTTCCCATATTTCCAATCGCTACTGGAATCAAGGTCAAACCAATGGTGGTAATAACGGATCCCGTTACAATTGATGGGAAGAGATTGGCAATCTTAGAGAAGAAACCAGAGACAAGGATGACATAAATCCCTGAGACAATCAAGGCACCAAACATGGCACCACTACCATGGCTAGCACCGATCATGCTGAGAGGTGCTACAGACTGGAAGGCAACCCCAAGGACTACCGGAAGACCGATCCCAAAGTATTTATTGAGCTGCACTTGAAGGAAAGTTGCGACCCCACACATGAAGATATCTGTAGAGATGAGGTAGGTTAGTTGATGAGCGTTATAGCCCAAAGCTCCTGCGATCATGATCGGCACCAAAATAGATCCCGAATACATGGCCAAAAGGTGTTGCAAGCCTAGAATGGCCGCCTGTGAATGGCTTTCTTGTTTTTGCATTAGATGTCTGCCTCCTTGAATACAACCTGACCATTTTCAAAACGGTCCAAACGTGCGAGGGATACAACAGGATATCCCAACTCTTCTAACAATCCCCGTCCATCTTGGAAGGATTTTTCAATCACAATTCCAATCGCTTCGACTTGAGCCCCGGCTTGTTCAATGATTTGAATCAATCCTTTGGCTGCTTGCCCATTTGCAAGGAAATCGTCAATGATCAAAACCTTATCTGATGGATCCAAAAATTTACCTGCAATCGAAACGGTGCTGGTCACTTGCTTGGTAAAGGAATAAACCTCAGCCGTCAAGATGCCCTCATTCATCGTGATGTTTTTCGCCTTCTTAGCAAAGATCATGGGAACATCCAAGGCTTCAGCTACATAAAGGGCTGGTGCAATCCCAGATGCTTCAATGGTCACGACTTTCGTCACACCAGCATCTTTGAACCGGTCCGCAAAAGTCTGACCAATCTCTTTCATCAATTTGAAATCCACTTGGTGGGTCAAAAAGGAATCCACCTTGAGGATATTCTCACCTAAAACATTGCCATCTTTTAAGATGCGCTCTTCAAGTAATTTCATACTTCCTCCTACTTTTTTAAAAAATCCTCTACTTCATTCATAAAACACAAAAAGGCCTGCTAAGCAAGCCTTGAAATCTCTCTAGAAAGAGAAATAGTCCCGACTTACTTATTGTTAGGTGTTCTGGCACCTTGTAGAAACATCACGCCCATTCGTGAAATAAATAAGTAATTCAATTAGTGTGCATCGCCATTCCAGATAGAATTCTTAACGATCACATAGTCAACATGTTTCAAATCTGCTAATTTTCGGCCTCCTGCATAAGAGATCGAACTTTGCAAATCTTGTTCCATTTCCGTTAAGGTGTCTTGCAAATGACCCTTGGCAGGCAATAAAATCTTCTTACCTTCGACGTTCTTATATGCACCTTTTTGGTACTCTGAAGCAGATCCATAGTATTCTTTGAAAGACTCTCCATCAATCTCTACTGTTTTACCAGGACTTTCAACATGTCCTGCAAAGAGAGAACCGATCATGACCATAGACGCCCCGAAACGAATCGATTTGGCAATATCACCATGGGTCCGAATACCACCATCCGCAATGATTGGCTTACGAGCTGCTTTTGAGCACCAGCGAAGAGCAGCCAATTGCCAACCACCTGTACCAAATCCAGTCTTCACTTTGGTGATACAAACCTTACCAGGACCGATTCCGACCTTAGTCGCATCAGCTCCCGCATTTTCCAATTCACGAACAGCTTCAGGTGTTCCGACATTTCCAGCAATGACAAAGGTATCTGGCAATTCTTTCTTGATGTGTTGAATCATCCGAATGACACTATCCGCATGACCGTGTGCGATATCAATAGTGATGTACTCAGGCGCATCTGCCTTTAATTGACTCACAAAGTCGTATTCGTATTCCTTAACACCAACCGAAATGGAAGCGATCAAACCTTGATCATGCATGCGTTTGACAAAAGGAATCCGACCCTCTTCATCAAAACGGTGCATGATGTAGAAGTATCCACCACGCGCCAACTGCTCTGCTACATTCTCATCCAAAATCGTCTGCATATTGGCTGGAACAACTGGAAGCTTGAAGGTATGGTTTCCAAATTGAACGGTTGTATCTGCTTCTGAGCGGCTATTGATGATACATTTGTTGGGAATCAACTGAATATCTTCATAGTCGAAAATAGGAAATTCATTTAACATAGATTGAAAAATCTCTTTTCTAAAAACTGACCTACCTATGCGCAAGCGCATCGCTACGTCTCTTGACGTTTCCTTGATAGATTATACCAAAGATACGGACCTAATGCAATGGGAATGATTTTATAGGAAATAACGTTCGGAAATTACAAGATAAAAACCTGTTTCAAAAAAGAAAACAGGTTTTATTTATGAACATTTTGGAGCCAATTGTTGACTTCTCTAGCTACAATTTCTGGCGCCTCTGTATACAGTTCGTGCCCCAAAGCATCTAGCAAAACTTGCTTGATCTGGGGATCTAGTTGCTTCAGAGCTTCTTTTCTCCATTCAGGTTCTTCTTGGTATCGAGGTCCAATAAAGAGGACAGGCAGGTCTGCCAGTGGAATTTGGTAAGCCTTGATCTGACGCCGTAGACGAAATAAGGCCATGACCTTTTCGAGATCCAGATTTAATTCATATTGTTCACTTGCTGGATTCCAGCGAAAGCTAGCCTCTACTGCTTTTCGCGCTATAGGAGTAGGATCTTCTCCATCACCAAGTTCTGATAACACGGCTTCTTCTAAAGTTGCAAAGACTTGTTGCTTCATGAAAGACGACGTGCCTTCTAGTTCTTCTTCAAGAGGCAGGATCTTTTCCATATCCAGATACCCCCCATCCAGGAGAATCAAAGCCTGAATCTGAGGAAACTCACTAGCCAGATAACGAGCCAAATCTCCACCTAAGGAATGACCCAATAAACAGATTTCTCCCACCTGGCCAACCCGACCTTGGAACCAATCACGAAGATCGTTTTCTGTCTGAATCATTTCCCTATAGGGATCTAGAAAGGTCACAGGAAAGCCTAGCTCATCCATTAGTGGAGCCAGATGGTAGCTATTACCACCTAGGCCACCGATAAAATAATACTGCATGTGTTTTGTCTCTTCCTTTTTATTTTATAATGAATTCCTTAATTGGTCCGCACTAGTCTTTTCAATCCAATATCGCTCCTCTTTGGGTATCAAATGATCGAATTTCCCTGAAAAAATCTTCCATCCGTTCGGCACATATCTTTCGTAGTTTTTCATTCCCAGATGGTTTGAATAAAACTCCTCTTTATCAAAATCGATTAAAAGATTCGGGAGTAAACCTTTTCCTTCAAAAATAATCTCTGAATGTAAGTCCTCACAATCCATTGAGCGTTTGATCATTTCGATCAATTCTTCAACCGTCACCTTCAGCCAATCATCTTTATACATTTCTAAGTAGCTCTCAAGATTGCTTTTTGTAATCACATGAAGATTCTGTTGAATCTCAGGTAAATAGGAGAAATCAATATCCAGACCTGCTTCCTGGTATGCCTGAATATATTTATCGATATCCATTGTCCACATATCGTTTGAACAAATATACCAGTTAAACTGATGATTTGTAATAACCCCAACAGTATTTATTTCTGGTTTCTCTATCAATTGGTCTTTATCCACTGGTTTCTTCACCTCTTCACCTATCTACTTGTTACGAACTGACAATAAGGCTTACTTACCAAGCATTATATATCTATGATACCGAATTATACTTTGATAAGCAAGTTAGTGACCGAGTCGCTAGCAAAAAAAGCCAGCTAATATGACTCAGCTGACTGATGTCATATCTAATAAATTTTTCTCTGCTCGATCATCTGGCAGAAAAAGAAAGTATCCCACATTCTCTAATATTCTATAAAACAAAAAAGCACTCTGCAAAAACAGAGTGCCATCGTCTTTAATACTTTATATTCCGTTCGACAAACTTGAAGTTGTTTACTTACAGTATTCCTCTATTTTGTAGCTATATTCTTTTAGAAGTCCCCGTGAATAAATTTTTTTATTTTTTGAATCTCTAACTTCTTTCCAAAGGATAGCCGCAACTTTTAACTTGTTGGAGTAATGATTGCTAAATTCATCTGCACAAAAGTCTTTTAGAAATTGATTCCATTGGCAAGCTGAATTATCATACTTGGCGTAGTCTGACTCTCCATAGTATATTTTAATCATATCTTGGATTGTAAAATTTATGTTGTTGTCCCGTTTTACTTTTCGCCAAGCAGTAGCCATATCAGCATTAAACTTAAACGGATTAACACCTGTTACAGCTGAAAAATAATCACGAAATTTCTGATTAAAGGAAAACCCACATTCAAGTAATGATGTATTTAGGGTTATTATTTCGGTTTGATTTTTGTTTCTTTTCCTCAAAACTTTTTCTACTCTATTTCCCCTAAAATATTGTTCTATAATATGATTTAATTCTTTTTTTGTACATCTGTATTCTAATCCAAGGTACTTACAAATTTGTGAAAGCTCTTCTCGATACCAGTAGTATCTGTTAAATTCTTCAAATGATTTTATATCTCTAAAATCAGGTCTATGTTCTTCCAAATGCTCACCTCTACAACTCAAAATTTATCTCATTATACCATAGATAATAAAAGTCATATCAATTTATACCCATGCCACATAAAGCTATAACAGAAAATATTACAATTTTGTAATTACTGTATTTCTATTAAGCTTAACATTCTTATAAAATAAATAAGAAAAACAAACGATATAGTCCATCACTAGTAACAAGAAATACTAGAAGTTGAAAGATATAAAAACATTGAAATGGAAAGCATAGCAATAAACAAAACAGTCAGTAAAACGATGGTTTTGTTGTGTTGTTTCACTTGCTTTCTAAATTCCTCTTTTGAATTTATCCGCAGACGCCCTTTGTATCTTGATTTAGTCATGGAACTTCTACGAAGTTCGCTGACGTCCGCACTCACTTAAGAAAAGTTTTTTATAGGACTTTATCTTCAATCTGAGACCGATAAAACCTCTTTGTTTTAATCTTTCTAACTGAATTGGATACAAAAAATCCACTCACTCGTAGGTGAAATGGATTGTTTTTTTTATTAACGGTTCAACAAGAAATTGAACAATTTTTCGACAATTTTTACGACCAACCAGCATAAGAATCCGATATAGCTAAAATAGAAAATAAGTGACAAAATCGTAATAATCATGGTTTCCTCCTTCGTCGATTGCAAGTACTTGTCTTATTATACCTTTTTATGCAATCGAACTCAATAGAATTTTGAAAATTGTCTGATTATTCTTTTTCTTCTTTAGCTTCTTTAGCGTCTTGATCAGCTTCTTCACTGCCTTTATTGACAGCTGACTTAAATTCAGCAAACATTTTGCCGATGGACTGACCCAACTCTGGCAGGCGTTTTGGTCCAAAAATCAAGAGGGCGCCCAGGATGATGATGATCAAACCTGGTGCACCAATATCACGTAAAATTCCCATTAGTTTCTCCTTTTTCTTAAATAGATGACTTTACTGATGGCGACACTGACTTCGAATAAGAGGATCAAAGGGAGTGTCATGGCCAAGTCACTGATAAAGTCTGCAGGGGTTAACACGACGGCTAAGACCAGCAGAACAAAGTAAGCGTAACGTCGGTAGGTTATTAAAAACTGCGGTGTCAAAAGTCCAATCGAGGTCAGAAAAGCTACCAAAACTGGTAACTCGAACAAGACCCCTAAAGGCAAGGTGGTGTGCCATAAGAAGGTTAAATAATTTTGTGCCGTTAATTGGGTATCAAACAACCCTTCTCCCAAGCGCATCAGGACCTCTAAAATAGCTGGACTGACAAAGAAATAACCAAATGCAAGCCCCAGCACAAAGCAAATAAAGCTAGCTGGGATGTAAGCAAAGACTGCACGCGCCTCCTTCTCCTTCAAAGCCGGCCTTACAAATTGCCAGATCTGGTAGACAATAAAGGGCAAGGTCAGGCTAAAGGCTGTGAGATTAGCCAGCGATACATAGATCCAGAGGATATCATTTGGTCCCAGTACCAGCAGTTTTTGATGCAGGCTAGCCGTCAAGGCTTGGTAAAGCTCTCCACCAAATACAAAAGCCACCAGAAAGACGATAATATAACACAAGACCACTGCGATCAATCGTTTTCGAAATTCGACCAAGTGCTCAACAATGGTCATTTCATCTGCTCTACTCTTTGCCATGCTGTCTCACCGTGATAAGGGCGATCAAGGCCACAAACATTAACTGAGGAAGAAGAACTTCCCAGCTTGGATAGATCCCCGCCCAATCGATGGTTGGAAGTCCATTGACCAAATGGCTAGGTAGGATATTGGTCAACTGAAGGGCGTGGATGCTGACACCGAGCATCTTGAAGGCCAAAGCGTAAATCAACCACGTCAGAATGAAAAAGATTCGATGAGGTTGGATAGCTTGACTAGCCTTGGTCATGGCCACTGCAATAATGATGAGAACAGCTATAGCAAGCCCGATTCCCAGTAAGAAATTCGCAGTTGTAATCCGCGGAATGATCCCGACATAAAAGAGAATGGTCTCAGCCCCTTCACGAAAGACTGCTAAGAAACTGAGGGCAAACATAGAGACAAAGCTTCCTGTAGCCGTCACTGTCTTCATTTGACGGTCCATAAAGGCATTCCACTGTTTGACAGAGGACTTGCTGTGGAGCCAAATTCCGATGAGGATCATCATGACCACAGCGAAAATCCCAACGCCACCTTCAATGATTTCCCGATTAGACCCCGAAGTAACAGCTGGAAATGCTACTTGCAGAACAAGAGCAATCGCTGCACTGGCAAGAACACCAGCAATAGCTCCACCATAAACCCATTTGAGTCCTTTCCTCATCTTAGCAGCCTTAAGGGTCGTCACAAGCGCCATCACGATCAGAAGGGCTTCTACTCCTTCACGCAGAAGGATCAACATGGCATCAAAGGCGTTGTAAGAAGCTGTCGTATCGACCGCAGACAGATCCCTGATCAAGGCTTGTAATTTCTCTTGATAGGCCTTTTCTTTCCCCTTGACCATTATAACCGGGGATTCACTCTCTACGCGCGTGTAGAGACTTGGATTGGTCGTGCTAACATCTCCCTCGATGGTTGGCCAGATCGTGATGAACTGCTTCATAGTCGCTGCAGCAGATTTATCGTCGCCGGATTGAAATTGGCTTTGCGCCTTCTCCAAAAGCTTGATCCCATCGTTCAGCGTCAAATCCGTACTGGCACTGCTAATGGCCTCTCCTTTTACAAAGGCATCAATCCCATTTTTGAGGTCGTCATAAGAGGACTGGATGTTGGTAAAATCGGTAGGCTCTGTTTCAATACTACTGCGTAAGAGCGAAATGGCCGTCTCGATTTTGCCATAGTAGGCTGTGCTGTGATCTCTTACCACCGCTTCGTTTCGCGTCCATGTGTTATTGAGATCTGCATAGGTTTGACGGGTTTTATCCAGATCCTTAGCTGTAATAGCCTCTTGTAGGTTCTTAAAATAAGGTGCGAGGCGACTCACGAGTTTGTCTTTTTCCGCCTCTAAATCGACCGGATTTTGCTCTTTTTCAAAAGCGAGCAAGGCAGATGAGATCTTGGTGAGATCGTCTTTGCTTACCTCTCCTTTTATAGCCAGGGCTTGGCTAACTTTTTTCCCTGCCTTGGAATCATGGTGGTCTTTGGATTCAAAATCAGCCTGAATCTCAGCGATCAATTCCTTGGCCTTATCCTGGTCCTTATTTTGTACAGCGGTTGTTGCATCTGTGATCTTGATAAAGAGATCGCTATAAGATTCCGCAGCTACCGGATGAGTCCAAAACAAGGCAAGAAGGCCTAACAAGATCAAGAGTTTATTCAAAGAGTGCTTGACCAAGATACCCTCCTTTCTCGACGCCTGCAAAGCAAGCAAAGAGTCCACTTCCGATATGGGTGATGTACTCGTTCATTTTGTCCACCGCGCCCAAGTTGGTTTGGATTTTGACAAAGCTGTTCGGATCCTTTTGAAAGGCGATAAAGATCAAGCCGGCATCAAATTGCCCAGTCTGTTCATTGATGCCATCCGAATAGGAATATGACCGCCGTAAAATCGGCCGATCCACTTCTTTGGCCAAACGGACATGTGAATCTACTGGTAGTTTAGATAAATCTACTTCATCAAATTCGTTGGTTTTACCAAAGGGAGCGCCAGACTCCTTGTAGCGACCAAAGGTGTTTTCTTGCTCTTGCAAATTGGTCCGGTCCCAAGTTTCCAGGTGCATTTGCACTAGGCGAAGAGCCATATAGGAACCACCCTTCATCCAATCCTTGCTATCAGTCCAGACGACCTTGTCAAAATCCTTCTCAGTCGTGACATTTGCTGTTCCATCCTTGAAACCAAAGAGGTTGCGCGGTGTTTCTTTTCGGTCACCAATAGCTGCAAATCCTGATTTGCTCCACTTCATGGTAATGGTATTGCGACCCTTACGAATCAGATTTCGCACCGCATGAAAGGCTACTTGCTCATCGTCTGCACAGGCCTGAATGACGATATCGCCACTAGTGTATTTGTCCTGCAACTGCTCCTTTGGAAATGGAGGCAAATCACGAAAGAGTTTCGGACGTTTGGACTCCAAGCCCAGTTTCTTTAGAAAGGAAGCCGATACCCCAAAAGTCAGACTCAAACGATAGGGGTTGAGTCCCACTGTTTCACCTGTATCTGTTGGTGGCAAGAGGGCATTGGAACCATCTCTTTTAACTAACTCTCCTTCGACTAATTTACTACTGTAATCGGTCCAGTCTTTAAAGAGCTGGATGACTTCTTTTTTGTCTGTCGTATGAAGATCTAACACAACCAAGTAGCAAGCCTTCTGCATAGGTGTCGTAATCCCTGCTTGGTGCTTGCCATAAAAGGAGATGTCTTCATCTCCATCATAAACTTTTTTGCTGGAACTGTCTTGATTAGCGAAAAAAGCAGATGCACCAGAGAGACCCAGCGCTAGACCAGCCCCTCCAATACCTGCTTTTTTAAGAAATTCACGACGGTCCATTTTTTTATCTAAAAATTTTTCGTCAGCCATTTTTCTTATTTCCCATCTAAAATCACACCCATTTGAGACAACGGTTCACCAAGTTTGGTCACAGCTTCTGCCAATTCCTTGGTATCTTCCTTGGATAAATCTGTGTAAGACTTATAGTTTGAATCATCTGTCATGTGTTTGTCCAATAAAGCATTTACATTCTTGAATTCTGCTTCCAAGGTTTTAACCAATTTAGCATCTTTTTTCTCAATCAAGGGTTTAAAGAGAGAGAAGATCTTTTCAGCCCCTTCAATATTGGCACGGAAGTCGTAAAGATCTGTATGAGAGAAGACTTCTTCTTCACCCGTAATCTTTTGCGTTGCCACTTCATTGAGCAGATCGACAGCTCCGGTCAACATGATATCCGGTGTGACTTCTACTGTAGCAATTTTAGCTTTCAACTCCTTGATATCGTTCACCAGTTGGTCAGCGTATTTGTCTGTTCCATCTGTAGTATTGTTTTCCCAAAGGATACGCTCAATCCGGTGGAAACCTGACCAGCCATCTTCTGATTTATTTTCATCTACATAATCCACCAAGCGGTAGTCGATTTTGACATCCGATTCTCCAAAGGTTTCAGCAATCGGCTCAGACCGTTCATAGGCCATACGAATCAAGGGATATTGCTTTTTAGCTTCTTCCAAATTACCATCTTTTAGGGTAGCTCGGAATCCTTCTGTATCTTTGAGCAATTGGTCAATTTGCATTTCAACAAAGTCTTTGTATTCAGCTGTCGCATTGTCCAAGGTCTTCTGGTCAGCCTTTGACAACTGCACCGTTGAGCTGGTTTGCGTCTTTTGGCTCGAATGTTTGCTAGTAGAATTTGCACACCCTGCTAAAAGAGCAACACTCAATAAGAGTAGACTATATTTTTTCATGAAAGACTTCTCCTCATTTGTTCTTGCCCTTATTTTACCAGATATTTTCTCATTTTTCAATAATTGTCTGAAAATTTAATAATAGAAAAAATTTTCTGAGAATCAGTCTTTTACAAAAGAATATCTTTGACCCGTCCGATTTCAGATTCTTTAACCACCACAAAGATACTATCCCCTAGATACAAGCGGGTTGCACCATTGACCGTATAGCTCTTACCACTTCGCATTTGCGTGGTGATCAAGATATCTTGAGGGAGGTGCAGTTCATGAACTTGTTTTCCTGCAATCTTTTCTGATACAGGGATCTCAATTAAAGTCAACTCTCCTTCTTCTTGCGCCTTATCCGGCAACAATTGCTCGAGCATGGCTTCATAGACTGGCGCTCCATGGAAGAGATCCAT of Streptococcus sp. S5 contains these proteins:
- a CDS encoding xanthine phosphoribosyltransferase, coding for MKLLEERILKDGNVLGENILKVDSFLTHQVDFKLMKEIGQTFADRFKDAGVTKVVTIEASGIAPALYVAEALDVPMIFAKKAKNITMNEGILTAEVYSFTKQVTSTVSIAGKFLDPSDKVLIIDDFLANGQAAKGLIQIIEQAGAQVEAIGIVIEKSFQDGRGLLEELGYPVVSLARLDRFENGQVVFKEADI
- the guaC gene encoding GMP reductase, with product MLNEFPIFDYEDIQLIPNKCIINSRSEADTTVQFGNHTFKLPVVPANMQTILDENVAEQLARGGYFYIMHRFDEEGRIPFVKRMHDQGLIASISVGVKEYEYDFVSQLKADAPEYITIDIAHGHADSVIRMIQHIKKELPDTFVIAGNVGTPEAVRELENAGADATKVGIGPGKVCITKVKTGFGTGGWQLAALRWCSKAARKPIIADGGIRTHGDIAKSIRFGASMVMIGSLFAGHVESPGKTVEIDGESFKEYYGSASEYQKGAYKNVEGKKILLPAKGHLQDTLTEMEQDLQSSISYAGGRKLADLKHVDYVIVKNSIWNGDAH
- a CDS encoding alpha/beta fold hydrolase — translated: MQYYFIGGLGGNSYHLAPLMDELGFPVTFLDPYREMIQTENDLRDWFQGRVGQVGEICLLGHSLGGDLARYLASEFPQIQALILLDGGYLDMEKILPLEEELEGTSSFMKQQVFATLEEAVLSELGDGEDPTPIARKAVEASFRWNPASEQYELNLDLEKVMALFRLRRQIKAYQIPLADLPVLFIGPRYQEEPEWRKEALKQLDPQIKQVLLDALGHELYTEAPEIVAREVNNWLQNVHK
- a CDS encoding SAP domain-containing protein, which produces MEEHRPDFRDIKSFEEFNRYYWYREELSQICKYLGLEYRCTKKELNHIIEQYFRGNRVEKVLRKRNKNQTEIITLNTSLLECGFSFNQKFRDYFSAVTGVNPFKFNADMATAWRKVKRDNNINFTIQDMIKIYYGESDYAKYDNSACQWNQFLKDFCADEFSNHYSNKLKVAAILWKEVRDSKNKKIYSRGLLKEYSYKIEEYCK
- a CDS encoding Sec-independent protein translocase subunit TatA/TatB, with translation MGILRDIGAPGLIIIILGALLIFGPKRLPELGQSIGKMFAEFKSAVNKGSEEADQDAKEAKEEKE
- the tatC gene encoding twin-arginine translocase subunit TatC — translated: MAKSRADEMTIVEHLVEFRKRLIAVVLCYIIVFLVAFVFGGELYQALTASLHQKLLVLGPNDILWIYVSLANLTAFSLTLPFIVYQIWQFVRPALKEKEARAVFAYIPASFICFVLGLAFGYFFVSPAILEVLMRLGEGLFDTQLTAQNYLTFLWHTTLPLGVLFELPVLVAFLTSIGLLTPQFLITYRRYAYFVLLVLAVVLTPADFISDLAMTLPLILLFEVSVAISKVIYLRKRRN
- a CDS encoding FTR1 family iron permease; this translates as MVKHSLNKLLILLGLLALFWTHPVAAESYSDLFIKITDATTAVQNKDQDKAKELIAEIQADFESKDHHDSKAGKKVSQALAIKGEVSKDDLTKISSALLAFEKEQNPVDLEAEKDKLVSRLAPYFKNLQEAITAKDLDKTRQTYADLNNTWTRNEAVVRDHSTAYYGKIETAISLLRSSIETEPTDFTNIQSSYDDLKNGIDAFVKGEAISSASTDLTLNDGIKLLEKAQSQFQSGDDKSAAATMKQFITIWPTIEGDVSTTNPSLYTRVESESPVIMVKGKEKAYQEKLQALIRDLSAVDTTASYNAFDAMLILLREGVEALLIVMALVTTLKAAKMRKGLKWVYGGAIAGVLASAAIALVLQVAFPAVTSGSNREIIEGGVGIFAVVMMILIGIWLHSKSSVKQWNAFMDRQMKTVTATGSFVSMFALSFLAVFREGAETILFYVGIIPRITTANFLLGIGLAIAVLIIIAVAMTKASQAIQPHRIFFILTWLIYALAFKMLGVSIHALQLTNILPSHLVNGLPTIDWAGIYPSWEVLLPQLMFVALIALITVRQHGKE
- the efeB gene encoding iron uptake transporter deferrochelatase/peroxidase subunit, with the translated sequence MADEKFLDKKMDRREFLKKAGIGGAGLALGLSGASAFFANQDSSSKKVYDGDEDISFYGKHQAGITTPMQKACYLVVLDLHTTDKKEVIQLFKDWTDYSSKLVEGELVKRDGSNALLPPTDTGETVGLNPYRLSLTFGVSASFLKKLGLESKRPKLFRDLPPFPKEQLQDKYTSGDIVIQACADDEQVAFHAVRNLIRKGRNTITMKWSKSGFAAIGDRKETPRNLFGFKDGTANVTTEKDFDKVVWTDSKDWMKGGSYMALRLVQMHLETWDRTNLQEQENTFGRYKESGAPFGKTNEFDEVDLSKLPVDSHVRLAKEVDRPILRRSYSYSDGINEQTGQFDAGLIFIAFQKDPNSFVKIQTNLGAVDKMNEYITHIGSGLFACFAGVEKGGYLGQALFE
- the efeO gene encoding iron uptake system protein EfeO, which produces MKKYSLLLLSVALLAGCANSTSKHSSQKTQTSSTVQLSKADQKTLDNATAEYKDFVEMQIDQLLKDTEGFRATLKDGNLEEAKKQYPLIRMAYERSEPIAETFGESDVKIDYRLVDYVDENKSEDGWSGFHRIERILWENNTTDGTDKYADQLVNDIKELKAKIATVEVTPDIMLTGAVDLLNEVATQKITGEEEVFSHTDLYDFRANIEGAEKIFSLFKPLIEKKDAKLVKTLEAEFKNVNALLDKHMTDDSNYKSYTDLSKEDTKELAEAVTKLGEPLSQMGVILDGK